Genomic segment of Salvia hispanica cultivar TCC Black 2014 chromosome 2, UniMelb_Shisp_WGS_1.0, whole genome shotgun sequence:
CATTTGAGTTTGTAGTTTAGAACTATTGATCGGCCTCATAATCTCTGGGATTCTTTCATATCtgccattaattatttttcatactaTTACTCCTTTTGTTCCAAGAGAGATGACTCCTTCATTTGGCGATACATCCTTTGTTTGGCTatacatgataaaaaaatataatttattttatgagttgAGTGGATAGAATAAACTAAGAGATGCAGAAATAAAGACATTAAgtagaaaaaagtagaaacaaaatagaaattatattatgttgcgttgaatgaataaagtagaaataaagaCATAAAGGCACTTCAATGAGatggagaaaatattaaaaattataataatcttattggattaattatatttcatttatataattgtattccCACATATCATAATACTATGTTACGAATTTTGGTTAACagtcaataaattaaaaatatacttcctttgtcctattaaaaatgaaacttttttcttttttgtttgttccaataaaaatgaaacattttctaaaatagaaacaactctatctctactttttcatctctcttactttactctctcctcatcaatcacaaaacaatactatataaaatcccgtgtcgatgcccaaatgtttcattttaagtggtacggagggagtatatagtagtagtattttttgtaatttctgTGTCTTGTAAAAATGGAGAAAGACATAATCAGCCAACTCCCAGATGAAATTCTTCAACACATTCTCTCCTTTATCGACATCTATGAAGTCGTTCAAACAACCATTCTATCCAAGAGATGGAAAGACCTCTGGCGTTCCCTCCTCAATATCCGCTTGCACCTCCACGGCTACGTCTCCTACTACTGCTTCGTCTCCCACTTCCTCTCCCACCGCGATGCCACAGCCCCCGTCCACAGCCTCCACCTCTCAATCGACGACAAATTCAATCTCACACTTGTGGAGGAATACGTGCTCTACGCCATCAATCACGGCGTTCAATCCCTCCACCTCCATGCCCCCATGGACCTAATCCTGACCCTTCCTGCCGCGCTTTTCACCTCCACCACGGTGCGGGAGCTCGAGATCAGGGTGAAACACACCACTCTTGACTTACTTGAACGATTCTCTTTACCAAATTTCAAAACCCTTTATCTCGGAACACATTTGTTCTTCAATGATGATCAAAGGATGGAGCCGTTTGCCGGCCTCACGGAGCTCGAGAAGCTTTCTCTGCGCAGGTTTCCGATGAATGGCCTTGTTTTAAAGGCTCCCAAGCTTAGAGCTCTTGAAATCTTCGAATCTGATAAAATCCAAGAGATTTATGCTCCCTTGCTAACCTCGTTCCGATACGAGGGCTATTTACCTTGGGAATGTTCTAGAATGAATGTCCCAATGTTGGAGAAAGTCTATGTAAGGTTGCTTCACCAACTTGGAAATGATACAACTGTTTCACTGTTACGATCCCAGCAAACTCACCGGTGGAGGAGTCAATGAGTGGAAAGACTACAACAAACTCACCGGTGGAGGAGTCAACGAGTGGAGAGACGGCAGGAGCAACCCCAACGCCGACGCCGACAGCATTGACTGGAGCGGAGGAAGAGTCGGCGCCGAGCGATAACGATCAGATGGGAAGATCAAAGGAGGATTTAGAGAAGATCACAACGAGGAAGCTAAGGCCGAGGAAACAGCTCAAGCAGCCTGATCGCTACCAAGACTTCATCGCCAAGTAG
This window contains:
- the LOC125206611 gene encoding F-box/FBD/LRR-repeat protein At4g26340-like, which gives rise to MEKDIISQLPDEILQHILSFIDIYEVVQTTILSKRWKDLWRSLLNIRLHLHGYVSYYCFVSHFLSHRDATAPVHSLHLSIDDKFNLTLVEEYVLYAINHGVQSLHLHAPMDLILTLPAALFTSTTVRELEIRVKHTTLDLLERFSLPNFKTLYLGTHLFFNDDQRMEPFAGLTELEKLSLRRFPMNGLVLKAPKLRALEIFESDKIQEIYAPLLTSFRYEGYLPWESNSPVEESMSGKTTTNSPVEESTSGETAGATPTPTPTALTGAEEESAPSDNDQMGRSKEDLEKITTRKLRPRKQLKQPDRYQDFIAK